CAACactccttttaaacatttttttttcttcatctaaCTAGTCCCCAGGGTGCACTTTTCTtccacatacatagtaacataggagatgacggcagaaaaagacctgcacggtccatccagtctgcccaacaagacaactcatgtgtgctactttttgtgtataccctactttgatttgtacctgtcctcttcagggcacagaccgtataagtctgcccagcactagccccgcctcccaactaccaggctcgcctcccaaccaccggctctggcacagactgtgtaagtctgcccagcactatccccgcctcctaaccaccagccccgcctcccaccaccggctctggcacagaccatataagtctgcccagcacttttcttCCACAGGTCCTTTGGCTTTCTCTCTTCAATTTTCCTAGCTTGAATCTATCTGAAATTCTTCCTTCTCTCTATCTCTTTCCCCCAGCCTTTATGTATGtttccctctctcctttctctaGTTCATATATTTTTCTCTCTGTTCTCTAGTCCCTTTGGATCTCTTTCCCTCCATCTGTTTACAAGGCTAGTCTCTTCtctcatttcttttctttctactCTCTCCTCCACAtctcatcctctctctctctttaggcTCCTTTTACATAGCTGTGTTAGCGATTCCTgcgcagtaaatgagaggaagcccctctcatttaccgcacaagaatcgctagcacagctttgtaactgtaaacaatttttattgaacaaatgaATAAAGATGCATTAATGCAAACAGAAACATGTGTTGTTCAATATTTTAAACAAGTTTAATTTCCATCCCAAACCCCCCAACCCATCATGTCTAATTTATGTCAAGAGTTTTGTCATCTCTCTCGGTAAGATcaaatcgctagtgcggctttgtaaaagaggcccttggtTTCTTAGGGTaccatttaaatttttctttCATCAATccaagaggttttttttccctctctggGATTTAACACTTGGGGAGTAATATTCGTCCCGCCACAGTATTGCGCCTTGTAAGTTTCTCAGAGCTGTGGGCTGAACTaaccctggatatttaatgccagggcaTGTGCGGCTCCCAGAACTGAATATCTGAGTCTGTGtgttgaccaggggcgtagccagacttcagcgtgAGGGGGGCCAGACCCCGAGGTgaaggagcacattttagccccctcccggcgccgccaacccccccccccccccgccattaccgacccccccccccactattgcTGACCCCCCtcaccaactttgatgaccctctcgaccccctcccgtcgccaaccctcccccaccgtcaccgtgggctacctttgctggcggggcacCCCAATCcatgccagccgaggaggtcctcttcttcctccgaaggcttcgttctgtttctgacatcctgcatgttgtatgtgcaggacataagactcacagaaacagaacgaagccttgtgcaaggcttcgttctgtttctgtgagtctgacgtccgttgctggctgttctgcaaagcttcgttctgtttctgtgagtctgacgtcctgcacatacaacgtgcaggatgtcagaaacagaacaaagccttcggaggaagaagaggacctcctcggctgacagggattggggtccccagccagccaaggtagcccacggtgacggcgggggagggttggcggcgggagggggggggtcgagggggtcgagggccaaatctacgggggcccaggccccctggccccacatagctacaccactggtgttgACCTGGAAGTAAATTGGGCACTGGCTTATATTCAGACCGGGGACGAGTTAACTTGGTGCATAAAGCTAAGGTAGTTGTTTTGCTGTCCTGATTTTATGTgtttacttagccagttagtggactgaatatcactgctaaccggcTAAGTTGTGGCTCCAGCCAAACTTTGCCCCAGGATTGCACctaatcaaggggtccttttactaagctgtggtaaaaagtggcctgtggtagtgcgagcgcgtgttttggatgcgtgctgggccattttttaccgcatctaggaaaaaggcctttttttaaggggccagaaaatggacgtgtgctaaaattgaaaccagcacatgtccatttttggcctgagaccttattgccacccactgacctagcggtaaggtcttacacgCTACCCAcacagtaagcatgcagcacgcACCAACTTCTGTTTACCAGTTGTTAAgcatcccacggtagaaaatagaaaattattttctactgtgggattcagcgtgtgccaaatttggaattaccacccggctcaCACGCTAGCTGGGCAGTAGTCCAGATTCGGTGCATGCTGTACACATGTAGGCTCTCCCGCGCCTTTGTGAAAAGGCTCCCTAACCAGTTAAGGAATGTCTGGTTCACCACAATGTTCAGCAGCATTGCCCCAttaaatgtcactgaatatcagtggccagTCAGCTCagaggggtttaaccaggcaagagcctcccctgcctggttaaatccctTTAAATATCTCCTacttaattttctttcattttgtcaAATGCTGTAAACTGTGTCATCTGAAACGTTTCTTGTTCCTAAGCGATGCTGTATCCTCCTCTGTTGGGCTGTGCCTCTAAGTACTCAGAAAAAGGCAACAAGATTATCTGGGAATCATAGCTCATCACTAATATCACTAGCGAACATTTTCCAGTCGCTGCAACCCTGCAGAATTACATTTGTCCAATCTAGTCATGAATGAGTGGGATTTAAACTCCCTCCTGTCTTACTTACCTAGTTTATTATATGCTTATAATTTGATCTATTTTTGTtcaatactatgtaaactgctctgaaggcttgtgccctgggcagtatatcaaatgatgAATAAACCTGAAACCTGTTTGAGGTAGGAAAAtaaatgtgcacacagaatatagtACATATAAATGACTAAATGAATTTCCCACATGTACAGAATTCTATTCTGCTACATTCTTAGCTAAATTCTGTTGCAGGATGTAAACTAGTTCATATGTGATGTATGAACACATGCAAGTGATTTCTCTAATGTAGGGGATGGCAACTGACATGCTGCTTGCTTGGGAAGAGAATTCACAGGTTTGCCATGCTCTGAGAACAGATTGGATATTAAGGTGGAGATAGCCATGGCggtcaaggaggttttatgacagaaggcatgatgtcacaaggcagtctccacccactccacTCAAGCAGGTTTTAATTCTCCCTGATGTAGCTGCCACCAtcttagtacacccaaaacaatgaaattgatagggcgataaagctctgcctactggtgtcagcccatataatgggccagataggcttatgccatctcctgttatcaaacctccttgatggtagtcagtggttttaaagcagtttacaaacacaggctgaattagacctggatattcaatgccaggccacgtcTAGGCACcagcagcactgaatttccaggtccTCGTCGTggacccagaagttatgcaggtgctgtcccatattcagtgctggtacctgcaAATCTAACCGGCAAAgacaggactgctttttatgggGTCCTATCTCTCTGGTTAGCTGCATTGAATAAAGCTTGTGCCCGTATATCCTTCAGCTCTAAGCTGACTCTGTCCCCAGACTGCCCCAGTACTAACTGGCCACTGTGTGGTTAAGTGGTGCTGAAAATTTGGGGTCAGCCTGCTCAGCACAATTTAAGTggctaggagcctctcctgcctgcttaaccacagtgaatattcagttGATATCATTTATTAATAAATGTAACCTAGAGATCTGCTTTTGCTTAGAACAAAATTTATTTGTTGATAGCATTTCTATCCCCCCATCCCTGCTGACTAGACCTTCCAGAACACTTTTTTAAAAGCTCCTTCCTGCATCTTACCCATAGCTTGTATGTCTAAATAAAGCAGAAATAATTCCCagtcactagtggaggagtagcctagtggttagtgcagtgagctttgatcctggtgaactgggtttgattccccctgTAGTTCTTTGTGactttggccaagtcacttaatcctctattccCCCAGGTAcaagataagggttttggtagtatgTTCACAAAGGAAgggacgaattttggtgatgttatagagaaagaaacagcagCTTTTAGCAGTctattggatatgtgcagagaaagagagataccagtcaaagatgaccccatggTTACAAGTTGATGAGACAGGAtgacagtgttatccacagaaatagagaatgggataAGAGGAAAGGTgggtttagagggaaagataagaagctcagtctctAGTTCCCAGGGTCTCCACTTTTGCTGTGGCTGTATGTGAAGAAATACACAGTTTAAgtacccttaaaaaaaaatttagaaagtTCATAAACACTTCCCACCCGATATTCAAATGAAAATGGCCGCTAAAACGACACTTAAGCAGCTATTCAGGACTGAATATCGCCGCTTAGCAgcttaaagatagccagttatatcgtgcaatataactggttatccgtTGATTTTTAAGTGAGAGTGGCCAAGTTTGGCCAtcacaataggtggaataactttggccagtCTCATTTTaagcggccagtgctgaatatcagcgtgtTCAGTTAAAATCAGACTGGGCAaagataaaccagatattcaatgctggtcactggaaatggaccagcattgaatatccaggtttagcgtCAACCATAGGAGACAGCCCAGctatctcccatggtctgaatattggggcctTCTTGTTTTATTTCCAGTAAAAGCACCAACTGAGAAATAACGTACATAAAACATTACTCCACATGTGGTACTAAGCCATGAATGATGTGGTATTTCACTTTACCTCCTCCAGATGTAGGCCTCAAATATAATTCTATAATCACAAGTTTTCAGAATAATATTATCTAGGTGGTGATCACATTCAGAACACACTTCCACATATTTTACCACCTACCTTTTTCAGCTGTTTGATGTTGCTAGATCGAATGGCATCCAATAGTTGATCTCTAGAGTTTTTCTCAGAAGGAGCAACCTTTTCTACTATTCTTCTCTGTGATGCAGGAGAAAGAGAATTCCTGATGTTCTCGTTAATCAATGGTGGAGCTAGAGGTGCcaggggaggtggaggtgggggaggagctGCAGGGATTCCACCCTTCTTGGGAGTACATTTAGGTGAAGACCATGGCGATGATTTAGGAGAAGACTGCGGAGAAGGTTTAGGAGAATTTTTTTGCATGCCTCCTACCTTTGGAACCTCAAGGCAATCCTTTTTCTCTGCCACTTCCTGAGCCTGTTTCTGCTCCTGCAGTCGCTTTTGCCTCTGCTTATCCATATTTCTACTCAATAGGTTGGTCACAGTCATACGTGGGCCTGCTAGTTCAAAATGGTAGCCCAGTTTTAGTAGGGTGGTGTTTTCCTTCAACATCTTTGCGATCTCCATTTCAGTCTTTCCACCACAGATGTGCCTTTGGTTATGGAAACGTAGTTCTGTCAAGGTGTTGTTGTGCTGCAGGGCTCTGAAGATGGCCAGAATTCCCTTGCCTGTGATATGATTGGAATCTAGGTTGATACTTGTAATTGTCTTGTTTGTTCGTAACATGGCCGCAATGGCCAAGGCAATGTGATCATCAGCACGAGTATTGGCAAGGGCAAATACTTTGACTACAGTATTGAACTCCAAGGCTTCAGTGAAACTCATCAAGGTTTCAATGGTGATACAATCTGAGTTATTGACATTTAATTCGATCAGCTCCGAGTCATTGTTTTTCACCCTTTCCAAGTCCTCATCAAATATACTAGGAgctgcttcttcttcttcttcttcttctttgcttGTATCTGATATGTTCTCTACTGGTGTTTCTGGACTGTTCTCCAACACCTTTTCAGGCTTTGTATTCAAATTATCTAGAGGAGGTTTCTTATCCTTATCTGTGATAGTTTTGTTGGATTTTAAAGGCACATTTTTGTTATCCTTTGtctcttctttttttaaaggcacatTTTTGTTATCCTTTGTCTCATCTTTTGTAGTGAACTGCTTTTTTTCTGTGACTTTGCTCTCAGTGGGTGTCTCAGTTTGTCCTCTGTTGTTGACCTTAGAGGTCTTGTCTTCTATCCTTTTTTTATCAACGCTTTTATCCGATTTGTCCTTTTCAGAAACCTTagaatatttttctttaatttcttttctttccagggACTTTTCATCTTTCTTTTGTTCTAGAGACTTAAGATACCTGTCTTTGCAACTTTTTTGTTCCAGAAGCTTTTCATCTTTGATCTTATCAGAGGCTCTAAGGTTTTTGTCCTCTTTGGACTTCTCGTTTGATTTGTTGACTTGGCCAATCTTCCCTTTCTGGCTTGTTTGGAGGctactttcttcctttttttgttcATTCTCCAGGTCTGAGCCCTGCTTCCTGCCCAAATCTTTTGAAGAAGGAGCTTTGCCTCTTCCTTCCAGATTTTTGTGATCTTTCTTTATATCTGTGGATTTGCTGTCCTACAGATGGAAATTCAAAGGACAGTTAAGACTAGAATTCACAGAAAAGGCAACAAATATTCACTTCTAATTTACTCCCTTGTTTACAAAGCTTCACTAGCGGCTGTCGGTGCAGTAATGCCTCTCCCAATGCAATTTTAGTGAACCCTTTGATGGATCCTCTTCCACCATTATGCCACTATTAGTCCACGTGCTCCCTAGATGATCCAAGCTCCTCCCACAGCTTTCAGTACCATTTTTATACCAAGCATGCCCAGATCTACCTCTGTGCTCCAGAAGTTTCATCCACAATCCAGCCCTAAATCTCAATTTGTTTGATGCCTCATTGCTACCTTAAACATGGCATGGCCAAGGTAGAACCTATCATCTCTAACTCacttccctggagtagcctaatggttagtgcagcagcctgagaaccaggggaagtgagtttgattcccactgcagcttcttgtgactctgggtaagtcacttaaccttccattgccccaggtacaaaataagtacctgtatataatatgtaaaccactttgattgcaaccacagaaaggtggtatataaaatcccatccccttttgacTCTTTCTTCCTCCATGGATAAGAGGACAAGAAAACAGgaagaaatttatttattaggatttatttaccgcctttttgaaagaattcactcaaggcggtgtacagtaagaaaatcaaacgtgagcaatagacaataatagcagaaaaatattcaaataacaatacaaagtatggcatagtatactacttacaatgtcaacacaatatgtaatatgacattttaattgacagtatagggtataagcaaagatggaacatagtaTATGAGAGCAACCTAAaagataaagggctagattctatatatggagcctgacaaatccacacacaaaaaaaatacacctaggtgtgttctctaaagtatgcctacattttatagaataggcttcaattTCCAtagggtatatagaatacaccgagcatctctccacatgaccaaatttggtcgcatccatttaggccatgttttacttggcgtaa
The sequence above is a segment of the Microcaecilia unicolor chromosome 12, aMicUni1.1, whole genome shotgun sequence genome. Coding sequences within it:
- the LMOD1 gene encoding leiomodin-1 isoform X1 gives rise to the protein MSRVAKYRRQVSEDPDIDNLLSTLSPEEMEELEKELEVNDSDSETHVGLRQRNPTDTKQTNSYSREAVLKHSEKETKRKIQKEKSVDDSKSTDIKKDHKNLEGRGKAPSSKDLGRKQGSDLENEQKKEESSLQTSQKGKIGQVNKSNEKSKEDKNLRASDKIKDEKLLEQKSCKDRYLKSLEQKKDEKSLERKEIKEKYSKVSEKDKSDKSVDKKRIEDKTSKVNNRGQTETPTESKVTEKKQFTTKDETKDNKNVPLKKEETKDNKNVPLKSNKTITDKDKKPPLDNLNTKPEKVLENSPETPVENISDTSKEEEEEEEAAPSIFDEDLERVKNNDSELIELNVNNSDCITIETLMSFTEALEFNTVVKVFALANTRADDHIALAIAAMLRTNKTITSINLDSNHITGKGILAIFRALQHNNTLTELRFHNQRHICGGKTEMEIAKMLKENTTLLKLGYHFELAGPRMTVTNLLSRNMDKQRQKRLQEQKQAQEVAEKKDCLEVPKVGGMQKNSPKPSPQSSPKSSPWSSPKCTPKKGGIPAAPPPPPPPLAPLAPPLINENIRNSLSPASQRRIVEKVAPSEKNSRDQLLDAIRSSNIKQLKKCKTVFFPVDPEEANLNGETGPTGPGSVA
- the LMOD1 gene encoding leiomodin-1 isoform X2; the protein is MSRVAKYRRQVSEDPDIDNLLSTLSPEEMEELEKELEVNDSDSETHVGLRQRNPTDTKQTNSYSREAVLKHSEKETKRKIQKEKSVDDSKSTDIKKDHKNLEGRGKAPSSKDLGRKQGSDLENEQKKEESSLQTSQKGKIGQVNKSNEKSKEDKNLRASDKIKDEKLLEQKSCKDRYLKSLEQKKDEKSLERKEIKEKYSKVSEKDKSDKSVDKKRIEDKTSKVNNRGQTETPTESKVTEKKQFTTKDETKDNKNVPLKKEETKDNKNVPLKSNKTITDKDKKPPLDNLNTKPEKVLENSPETPVENISDTSKEEEEEEEAAPSIFDEDLERVKNNDSELIELNVNNSDCITIETLMSFTEALEFNTVVKVFALANTRADDHIALAIAAMLRTNKTITSINLDSNHITGKGILAIFRALQHNNTLTELRFHNQRHICGGKTEMEIAKMLKENTTLLKLGYHFELAGPRMTVTNLLSRNMDKQRQKRLQEQKQAQEVAEKKDCLEVPKVGGMQKNSPKPSPQSSPKSSPWSSPKCTPKKGGIPAAPPPPPPPLAPLAPPLINENIRNSLSPASQRRIVEKVAPSEKNSRDQLLDAIRSSNIKQLKKVEVPKLLQ